In Hydrogenovibrio marinus, a single genomic region encodes these proteins:
- the yjgA gene encoding ribosome biogenesis factor YjgA: MVRPRNVNRAKTPKEIPDWEQEEFESRTDIKKAAQAVTDLGEKLAELSESKIKSLGLTDELLNAILLLKRMDKGPALKRQKAFIGKLLRKNEDLIVEIKEKFQEEEQKAQQQNAHFHRLEKWRDRLVEEGDDALNEFLESYPQADRTILRQAIRNAQKEAEQNKPPKSSRAIFKYLRGLEW, encoded by the coding sequence ATGGTTAGACCACGTAATGTAAACCGCGCCAAGACGCCTAAAGAAATTCCTGACTGGGAACAAGAAGAGTTTGAGAGCCGAACGGATATTAAAAAAGCTGCTCAGGCTGTTACCGATTTAGGTGAGAAGTTGGCGGAACTGTCTGAGTCCAAAATTAAATCCTTAGGCTTAACGGATGAGCTGTTAAATGCGATTTTGTTATTAAAGCGTATGGATAAAGGACCAGCACTAAAAAGGCAAAAAGCTTTTATTGGGAAGTTGCTTCGCAAGAATGAAGATTTAATTGTTGAAATCAAAGAAAAATTTCAGGAAGAAGAACAAAAAGCTCAGCAACAAAATGCACACTTTCATCGTTTAGAAAAATGGCGTGACCGTTTGGTCGAAGAAGGGGATGATGCCTTGAATGAGTTTTTGGAATCTTACCCACAAGCGGATCGAACGATTCTACGACAAGCCATTCGTAATGCTCAAAAAGAAGCTGAGCAAAACAAGCCGCCTAAATCCTCGCGCGCTATCTTCAAATACCTCAGAGGACTTGAGTGGTAG